A single Bosea sp. PAMC 26642 DNA region contains:
- a CDS encoding ABC transporter ATP-binding protein has product MSPIISVSNLSKTYASGFQALKTVDLEIRRGEIFALLGPNGAGKTTLISIICGLVNPSTGTVLADGHDIVTDYRAARAKIGLVPQELTTDAFETVWSTVSFSRGLFGKPRNPAVIEQVLKDLSLLDKRDTQIRMLSGGMKRRVLIAKALSHEPQILFLDEPTAGVDVELRKDMWQMVRRLRESGVTIILTTHYIEEAEEMADRIGVISKGEIILVEDKAELMRKLGRKQLTLSLQQSLEAVPEALRGYDLALAEERAELVYTYDTKAERTGITALLQDLAGAGIRFSDLRTSQSSLEDIFVSLVKDRR; this is encoded by the coding sequence ATGTCCCCGATCATCTCCGTTTCAAATCTCTCGAAGACCTACGCCTCCGGCTTCCAGGCGCTGAAGACCGTCGACCTGGAAATCAGGCGTGGCGAAATCTTCGCACTGCTAGGGCCCAACGGCGCCGGCAAGACGACGCTGATCAGCATCATCTGCGGGCTGGTGAATCCGAGTACCGGCACCGTGCTGGCGGATGGCCACGACATCGTCACCGACTACCGGGCGGCGCGTGCCAAGATCGGGCTCGTGCCGCAGGAACTGACCACCGACGCGTTCGAGACGGTCTGGAGCACCGTCAGCTTCAGCCGCGGCCTGTTCGGCAAGCCCAGGAATCCCGCGGTGATCGAGCAGGTGCTCAAGGATCTTTCGCTCCTCGACAAGCGCGACACGCAGATCCGCATGCTGTCTGGCGGCATGAAGCGGCGTGTCCTGATCGCCAAGGCCTTGTCGCACGAGCCGCAGATCCTGTTCCTCGACGAGCCGACGGCGGGCGTCGATGTCGAGCTGCGCAAGGACATGTGGCAAATGGTTCGCCGGCTCAGGGAGAGCGGTGTCACGATCATCCTGACGACGCACTACATCGAGGAGGCCGAGGAGATGGCCGATCGGATCGGCGTCATCAGCAAGGGTGAGATCATCCTGGTCGAGGACAAGGCCGAGTTGATGCGCAAGCTCGGCCGCAAGCAGCTGACGCTTTCGCTGCAGCAGTCGCTGGAGGCGGTTCCGGAGGCGCTGCGTGGCTACGACCTGGCGCTCGCCGAGGAGCGCGCCGAACTCGTCTACACCTACGACACCAAAGCAGAGCGCACCGGCATCACAGCGCTGCTGCAGGATCTGGCCGGGGCCGGCATCCGCTTCAGCGATCTGCGCACCAGCCAGAGTTCGCTCGAGGATATCTTCGTCAGCCTGGTGAAGGACCGCCGATGA